The Primulina tabacum isolate GXHZ01 chromosome 1, ASM2559414v2, whole genome shotgun sequence genome contains the following window.
TTTTAATGGTACAATGTGTTCATTTATTTACGTGGTAAACACAAATTAGCTCAGATAACTTGttagaaattgattttaaatcagttttagattattatttttaaacaaataaaataacataCAGGGTTGGTTCATGTGTCtaattaatctttttatttattatcacTAGGAAAAAGCAAGTATATTATTGTATGTGGAAGTTTGCTGTATGCTGGTTAGGGTCCAAATTAAGAACTCCTgcgattttatattaaatttttatcaaTACTTAAACATGTTGGCacgacttttttaaaaaaaatcctacttgaatattttgaatgaaattGTAGTAATTGAGATATAAGGTAAAATAAATGACTCGGAACTATTAACGAAAATTAAAATGGAAAAAGTGTAATTTATTTAAGTATATGATATTTGTGATCGTGGTTctctataatattatatttcagctttatgctattttttttaacaatttaatttattttttgatgTGACCATAAACATATATGTTCACTTGTTCATATGACAACTTTTCAATCAACCTGATTATGACATAATAACAACTCTATCAAACATGAAAAGATTTTTTTCATCCTAATaccattcataaaataaaacaataaatataaattaatagaaTAATAGATTTTTCCAATGCTCAAACCACAATGTACTTAAATGAAGTATACAAAAGGTGATACTAACGGTCACAAGAATATCATAAACACATGAACCAAAAATAAATACCACAAGACATCAATTTCTGCCAACATAAATACAATTGAATGATaactattaaaataaattaaatcatattaacTTAACATGGACAATGAATAAAAAACAAATGTCACAAAGAGGAAAAAACAAGGTCACAAGAATATAATAAACAcatgaacaaaaaataaataccaCAAGACATCAATTTCTGCCAACATAAACACAATTGAATGATAACtactaaaatgaattaaatcatATTAACTTAACATGGACAATGATTAAAAACAAATGCCACAAAGAGGAAAAAAACAaggtgaaaataataaaaaacgaATGTCgcgaagaagaaaaagaaaagcatggagaaaacaataaaaaaaaacgaGGAAGAATGATAAAACAAGTGAAAAAAGAATACAAAAAAATACTTAACTTAACATGGACAATGACTAAAAAACATATGTCAcaaagtgaaaaaaaaaacaaggtgaaaataataaaaaacgaATGTGTCgcaaagaagaaaaagaaaaacatggagaaaacaataaaaaaagaataagaagaaaaagaagaagaagaatgaTAAAACAAGCGAAAAAAGAATACAAAAGTAATACTAAATGTCACAAGAATATAATAAACATGTGAACAAAAAAAGGAATACAAAGATAATATTAAATATCACAAGAAAATAAACAcatgaacaaaaaataaatgcacAAGACTTAAATTTCTACCAATATAAATACAATTGAATGATAACtactaaaatgaattaaatcctattaaCCTTAACATGGATAATGACTAAAATAACCAAATCACCTATGTCAAAATGCAAAACAAGAGGTCAtaatagtaagctcacaaatgaaactcatatatttacaggtatatagatatatataaaacCTCTACGAGAAATCATATCGCTAGAAAATTTAAAGCCAAGATCGCACCTTCGAGAATGGCTCAACTCAAAATATGGAGCGAAAAAAACTCTTGACCAATGAATTCAAACATAGCAATTCACAATGATTCTTGTGCCAGCCATTCTTGATTgaataactcttctgtcttttTTGTTGGAACTTTTTCTTCCCTTCATTCTTTATCAAGGCTAATGTCATGTGAACATTAAGGGGGGAGAAATAGTTTCATGCCGGGCCAATTATTTGTTCAAAATTAAAAGAAGAAAGTGTTGGTAAGAAAGATCAGATTTACGAAATGCTACAGAGAGCTGCGAACAATGCATATTCTTGGTGGTGGGCTAGCCACGTtcgaaccaagcaatccaaatggcttgaacaGAGTCTTCAGGGTAATCTCGCCCTCCCTGAGTCTCCTATAACCTTTTTTTTATAACAAAAATATGTTCTGAGAAACAGCTACAGATCGATATGTTTTGTGTTGAATGTGTCGAGGCCCCTACAATTACACCGAAGCCGCAtcgaacattttaaaaaatttcgaaGAAAGCTTCTTGTGTTTTTGGTATGGAGGTGTCAAATGAGCTCTCTTTTAGGAAAATGATATATCAAATACATAAAAGTAAAATCATGAAATTATGGATTCGAACATAATGTGAATTATTTATAACACAATGCAGATATGGAAGAGAAAGTCCAAAGTATGCTAAAGTTGATAGAAGAGGATGGAGATTCCTTTGCAAAAAGAGCTGAGATGTATTACAAGAGAAGACCAGAGCTCATCAACTCTGTTGAAGAATCGTACCGAGCTTTCCGAGCTCTGGCCGATCGTTATGACCATTTGTCCAAAGACCTGCAGAACGCGAACCGGACAATAGCCACTGTATTCCCAGAACaaattcaatttgaaatggAAGAGGATGAAGACTGTGCCACCCCGAAAACCCTGAAGAAATCTCAAATCCCGTCGATGAACATGTCGAACGTTCCAAAGGTTCCTAAGGCACCGATCAAAGATTTAAAAGGGTTCGTGACATCAACTTCAAACCAGCTCCAAATGAAATCCTGTAAAGTGAAGGATCAAGTTAAATCAGGTTTGTCCAAGGATGAGGCCCTTGGAGAGGTTGACAAGCTCCAGAAAGATATTCTAGCATGTCAGACGGTCAAGGAGTTCGTGAAAAGCTCTTATGAAAACGGATTGGCGAAGTACTGGGAGATTGAGAACCAGGTAATGGAGATGCAGCAAAAAGTGTGCAGTTTGCAGGATGAATTCAACATGGATACGGTCATTGATGATGATGAGGCTCGTACTTTAATGGCCGGGGCGGCTCTCAAATCTTGTCAAGAAATGTTAGCTCAGTTGCAAgaaaaccaagaaaagtctGTCATGGAAGCAAGAGAGGAATTCAATAAGATTGAAGATTCCCGGGAGCGTTTAAAGACCCTGAGAAATGAGTATCTGCACGATCGAACCGATGATAAAGAAAAACAAGGTCAGTATGATAAAACTGCAGCATTGGAAGATAACTTGCAGGAGTCAGGAAAGGAAAGAATTGAGGCATTACAGGGAAAAACTATAGAAAACTTGGATTTGAGTTCCATGGCATCAATGACAGTGAGTGAACTGGCAGAGAAGATCGATGAGCTAGTTAATAAGGTGTTAAGCTTGGAAACCTCCGTGTCGTCTCAGACTGTACTTATCAATACGTTAAAAACCGAAGCAGGTGAGATCCATGAGCAGATTCGAAGATTGGAAGATGAAAAGGGGACCTTGATTGATGGGAAATATAACCTGAGAGCAAAGGTAAAGGAACTCGAAGAAAAATTGAACAAAGTCCAGGATCTAAACAAGAATGTGGAAAGACAAAACAGCAATCTCGAAACAAACTTTTCTGAAGCGCGTTTGAATCTTGATCACTTATCAGAGAAACTAGGTAGTGTAAAGCCAGATGAAGAGGTACAACAGAAGGAAACATCACAAAATGAGGGAAGGTCTTTTTCCCTAGATGACTTGAAGGTAGAGCAGAAAGATGTGCCGAGTTCCGAAAAAAGATTCAACGTTTCAAATACAGACGACAAATTGGATGTTAAGGAAGTGAATATCGAAGTTCCGCATTCTGAGGCATCTGTTCCTGAAAAGTTAACGATAGATAAATCAGCCACATTTCCGGAACAGAAACCAGAAGAACCGACCGGAATTGTTCACTCCAACGAACTTGTAATAGCTGAAGCTCTCGGAGACGCGGAGAAAGAAGAAGGGTTAAATTGGCAGAAGATGCTCTTGAGTGGAGTGGAGGATCGAGAGAAGATTCTGCTTAAAGAATACACAGCACTTCTCAGGAATTTCAAAGACATCAAGAAGAAGCTTAGTGACATGGAAAAGAGAGAGAAGGAGAGCCAATTTGATACAATTGTGCAAATGAGAGAATTCAAAAAAGCCATTCTGAAAAGAGATGAAGAAATTCAACATATTCGCCAAAGGTTAAACTTGCTGCAAGCAGATAAACCCCAAGCAGCGGGTGAAAATTTTGGAGTAAATGAAGATTCCAATATCAACAAAGAAGAAATCAAGCTGGTTTATATTGAAAGAACACTATCCATCTCAGCTGTTGAAGAAAAATTTAGGATGGATATCGATGCCTTACTGGATGAGAACCTTGATTTCTGGTTAAGGTTTAGCACTGCATTTCATCAGATCCAGAAGTTTAAGACTGAAGTCCAGGATCTACAGGATGAAATATCAAAACTACAAGAGAAAAAGAAACAAGGGGGGAGTGTCACAACACGTCTAAAGTCTGAGGTCCTTCCCATTTACAAGCACTTGCGAGAAATACAGACTGAACTAACGTTGTGGCTGGAGCAAAGTGCGTCCCTAAAAGATGAATTGAATCGCCGATTTGCTTCACTGTGCAGTATTCAAGAGGAAATCACAAAGGCTTTGAAGGATGGCGCAGAGGAGGAAGAGATCAGATTCAGCAGTCATCGAGCCGCGAAGTTCCAAGGCGAGATCTTGAACATGAAACAGGAAAATAACAAGGTTAGAGAGGAACTAGAGACAGGTTTAGAACATGTAAGTGTACTAAAACTTGAAATTAAAAAGACACTAGTAAAACTAAACGAGGAGTTTGACATTCCTAGCGATCAACCGCAATTGAAACATAATACAAGCAAATCTCGAATCCCTTTACGGTCTTTCATCTTTGGAACGAGACAGAAGAAGCAGAAGCATTCAATTTTCTCCTACATGCATCCTAATAGAAGATACCAAATCCTGAAAGCTGGTGTACGTGTATCAAATCCTGATTCTTGACCTTCTTTTGTTCAGATAGAATGACTATTTGCTTTAGAAGATCATATTGTGGATAGAACAGAAACATTTAATTTTTCCCAGCTTTGGTTTTTCTTGAGGCAGACATTTCTCAAGCTGTAAACAATGAAAATCTCATAGTTTGCATGTAAATTATGGAGACATTTACTGTTTTTCTTTTATGTGATTTTAGCAGTTAATTTCCAAACTATAAGTTTCCAGCCTATTTCTTATGAGATAGCCTTGCATAATTCAGGGAGTCTACAGCATTATAGGAACATGCAATCTTAGCTCTTGCATAAACCTTAAAGATCTGTTTCTAAATGACAGATTTTGAAAGGAAAAATCTTCTGCAATATTCTTTGTTTCATTCTCGTAACATTCATAATTAATGAGATGATGTTACATGACGTATCTTCTGGATTTTAACATATTCTTGAATTTTTTGCTTTAAATGTACCGCATTACTTTTTGAGTTTTGCATTTATTCAATTCTACTCGAGATTTTCTATATACTACCTCAACTCTTCCATTTTTTACTCATTTACCTCTTTGAAATGGAAAGCAATTTAAAAATGGGCTAAATTGCATACAACTTCGTGTGAAATCTAAAAATAACTAACctcctataaaaaaaaaatgcatttaaCCCCCCCTATATTCTTAAGCCACGTGAGTCCGTATTTCACCTCAAAAGATACTAAGGTAAGTTCTAGAGTACTCTCACTCACAAATAAAATTGCATAGACCGATCAATCTAGGTGGTGATAATTAAAGAATTGAGTCTAGAATGCAAGAAGAAATGTAAGAATTACTACAATATGGATCAAAGTAAAATACTTGAAATTTCAAGAAACTTATAATGTTGATTAGAGATAAGGTAATTTATAAACCACCACGAGTAGGTGATAAAATATTATCGAAGGTAAGTTTAAGAagatttcaaaagaaaatattgatcTAAGAATACTCGactttaatattatatataataataatcgaGACACGTTGATACGTATGTTATTTGAATTTGTTGATGTGGATATTTTCGTAAAAGTCAATTAGTGTCACAGAGAGAAACCAGATTCTGTTAGTTAGTATAAGAGTATCTTGGTTGATATAATGAGTAAATCTcatgtgagacgatatcactgATCTATATCTATGATATTTATCGATTCGGTCTATATCTAAAGTGAAATGTAATACATTCGATATAAAAAtgtaatatatttaataaatcgGGTCAGATTGGACAttcgtatcacaaaattgattattaaaaatgaACTTATATGAGTTTTGTGTAATATAACACTAGTAataatcacatgcattttaGACTTgctcacataatttaattatttgaagaaatatattttaaaagagAAACTAGAAAGGAGGGGAAAAAAACATTTGATGTTTGATATAAAATAGGAAGTGATAATAGAAAGGGAGAAAGaatatattatgtgttgtgaaaaagtaaaaatttatggtaaaaagtaaaaatctcaaactctcaaaatttaccaaactacacactttataatatttttctctctactcaattgtgaatttcttcacaaatgagagatctatttataggaaatctttacaaataatccaaaaataaaatacatcattacctacatcatcacacacaaatttctaattttacaactcttattttcaacattcaaatattcaactattactttttcaacattcaaatattattttcaacactcccccttgtgatgatgatcatgatacgatgatgtcttcattacgtatttttgtactgcctcgttaaaaaccttactaggaaaaacacattgggataaaaaccatagtaagggaaaaagagtgcggTCACGTAAGCGCCCCCTCATGTTGatacgaacaattcttcacaaatttcgtagattgcgcatcccaatattatatacgtgctttctgaatattgacgtaggaagtgcctttgtgaagagatctgatgagttttcacttgattgaatgtg
Protein-coding sequences here:
- the LOC142527594 gene encoding kinase-interacting protein 1-like, producing the protein MLQRAANNAYSWWWASHVRTKQSKWLEQSLQDMEEKVQSMLKLIEEDGDSFAKRAEMYYKRRPELINSVEESYRAFRALADRYDHLSKDLQNANRTIATVFPEQIQFEMEEDEDCATPKTLKKSQIPSMNMSNVPKVPKAPIKDLKGFVTSTSNQLQMKSCKVKDQVKSGLSKDEALGEVDKLQKDILACQTVKEFVKSSYENGLAKYWEIENQVMEMQQKVCSLQDEFNMDTVIDDDEARTLMAGAALKSCQEMLAQLQENQEKSVMEAREEFNKIEDSRERLKTLRNEYLHDRTDDKEKQGQYDKTAALEDNLQESGKERIEALQGKTIENLDLSSMASMTVSELAEKIDELVNKVLSLETSVSSQTVLINTLKTEAGEIHEQIRRLEDEKGTLIDGKYNLRAKVKELEEKLNKVQDLNKNVERQNSNLETNFSEARLNLDHLSEKLGSVKPDEEVQQKETSQNEGRSFSLDDLKVEQKDVPSSEKRFNVSNTDDKLDVKEVNIEVPHSEASVPEKLTIDKSATFPEQKPEEPTGIVHSNELVIAEALGDAEKEEGLNWQKMLLSGVEDREKILLKEYTALLRNFKDIKKKLSDMEKREKESQFDTIVQMREFKKAILKRDEEIQHIRQRLNLLQADKPQAAGENFGVNEDSNINKEEIKLVYIERTLSISAVEEKFRMDIDALLDENLDFWLRFSTAFHQIQKFKTEVQDLQDEISKLQEKKKQGGSVTTRLKSEVLPIYKHLREIQTELTLWLEQSASLKDELNRRFASLCSIQEEITKALKDGAEEEEIRFSSHRAAKFQGEILNMKQENNKVREELETGLEHVSVLKLEIKKTLVKLNEEFDIPSDQPQLKHNTSKSRIPLRSFIFGTRQKKQKHSIFSYMHPNRRYQILKAGVRVSNPDS